The window TGCCAAGAAACAACAGAAACATACCACCACCCTGCACTAATTCCTTTGCACGAGATCTTAGAAATGCACCGAAATCATGTCGAAACTGATCAAGATATGCTTGGTACACCTCTGGTGGACTTGTACTTGTTATGTAAATGTTTCCCTTATTAACCAATCCGGTTCCCTTAGCCAATCCCTTCGGGGCCTAAACGAGAACAAAGAAACGTTTTACACTGTCAGTATATAACGGATTTTGTTATCAAGCACAGGTAATCAAAATCTTATTACAAATTGAAGACCATTGAAGTTAGCCAAACCTGAGAAAGCCAATGCAGACTTGTGGAAGAGTTAAAGAAGTGAATGGAATTGTTAGGGAAGAGCCTCCCATAAAAGCTCCCCGGCATTGCATTCACGAAACACGAATCGAGTCTCTCTCCCTTTTCTTCCTTTATCCTCTCATAGAAATGAGGCAGTGACTGAAATATGTTGTTGAAATCGTTCTGAAATTGATCATTCAGGAAAAACTGGAATCCAAGTGGCTTGTTATCATGATTATCAAGGTTGCAGCTTATGGAATCTATAATATCAATGATGTCAGACACTAATTTGAGTGCATTAGGACCTGAAGAACACCCTAAATCTGCCACTTTCAGACAACTTGGTACAGAGCTGCTATAGAGACTCCTTAAACTTTGTTCCAGCATAGGTTTCACTTTGGATATTAGCTTATTCTGAAAGGAATAAATTTTTTTCCACAAAATTTGGAATTAGGTTTACATACCAATATAATGCAAGGAGAGTAACAAATGTTTAATCATTACATGatatcacaacttctatctaagAGGTTGAAATTTCAATCTTTGTTAGccaaaatacttctaattaaaCATTAAATTTCAACATAAAGTAGGATAAATGTAACATGTATTGTGCAAATAGTTCAAATAATAGAAAGTAAAGTTAGCTATAATATGATAACTTTACCAAATGTAAAAGAAAATTCAACTTCCCTCTCTTACATTCTCTCTTCTTTCATATTAACAAATGAATCTCTTGTGAATTCCACagttgagagagagaaagagagaagtagAAAGGAGAACCTGATGTGAGGAGTTGTTAGCATAACTTGTTTCTCCAACTCCACCATTAGCGTGAATGAACTTGCTTGTTGTTGTTGCCATTGATCACAGGAAagataatcaaagattcaaaagcTTAATAGCCACAGTACTCGTTGTTGAAACACCCCTCTTCTTTATAGTAAGCAAAGATGAGCAGGTGCTACTTGCtttaaggaaaaataataaaaatacgtTCTAAAAATTAAACTTCGGTTTCTATTCTAACCAGAAACGCGCAATGGGTGGAGAggtatatagtatattttaataaatgttatattaaaaaattttagagaatatattataaatagattttgaatttatttatttttaaaaaagacatagattatttatattagagttatacaaaattatattttttttttcatttttcgatttgcattaatgGCTACACTTTGTTTTTTCTTGCGGTTTCtttgtttgtaaataatgaaaaaaataaatgaacgagaatgaaaaacatataaaaatgttatattaaatttaagaaatttttgacaattagtataagagattaagaaatgaaaagtagtaagagtcttaatatgtataaattatagaatttgaatatttgtaattgaaattttttataattattattattatgatacttttaatgtatatttattgcatttaattagtacttgatgtttcaattgaataataatagataagagtttttgttaaatgttaatttgtgtttttgttgttttagaaataaggatttatttgaaaaaagttaatttgttggtttttattgtgttttttagttgttttttgtgttttttttaatgTGAAAATAAAAGTTGATTTGGCAAGATTTGAGTAGTagattctaaaattttgccaagtaagCGTTAGTGCTGACATAGCGTTagtagaaaaagagaaataacttaaaaataaTGTAGGTAAACCTATGTagctacttttatatattaagaatagacgtgaagttacaataaaatatataaaagaataataagagtgaattataattaattatatgtaaatAGAAATAGAGAATAGAAATTTAAGTAATATGAAAGTATGAATAGTGATGCCTTAAATGATAGGAACTACTAAGACAAAgatacttaaaatattttttaagatattttttagtaattaaaatttaatacatataattattaaattgtgttatttttattaaaattagatcaaacaaattaatttgatcaaaaaataaattatatcttgaatcgatttaaattaatatttttttaaaaatgattataatatttttattataaaaaataactaaaatatttttttattattattattattattattattattattattttgagaattctaaatcttttttttctttctatatcattataggattagaatttagaatttttaatatatatatatatatataataacaatattttagtcattttttataataggattattatagttattttttataaaaaaataatttagatcgATTTAATGTTTGGTCTACTGATTTTTCAACTAAATCAATTTATCTgatataattttgataaaaataatatgatttaattgattatatgtattgaattttaattactaaaaaacatcttaaaaaaaaaacgtttaaaaaaaaaacgttttaaaCGTCCTTATTTGACTAACTCCCTACACATTATTTAACCAGGAAAGTCAAAATATGCTTAGGTAAGCACATACGCAAGAGAAGTTTGCTTTTATAACTTGTCATCCTCATGTAGTCATGTGAGTCTTTGTACAGTTTGCTTTGAGGGGTGATTAGACTATCACATTCAAGTATTTGCACATTTTCAACTCAAGATCATTTAGTATTCATTCATCTcatatactttaaaaaatataagatacaatatataaaaaaaattataaaaatacttgtCGAAAGAGTGTTTTTGTCTATAGCAAAAGATGCGTTTATTATAACTGGGAATCACCTCTAATGAATATCTATAAAGTGAACTGTGATACAAACGTTTTTGAAAATGAGCAATTAGCTGGCTTTGGATGTATTATTAGAGACAGCATGAGAATTTGGATGAAAGGTTGTTCTGTCAGTATACCTCCTTTTAATGTTCTCTGTTGTGAGTTTCGTGCTATTTGGAAAGGGCTTGTTATGACTTGGGAttgcgagtgcaaagaggtcatatgtgaaactgataatcttgatGCGTTTCTTCTTGTGCGAGGCACAACCAGCATGATTAAAAATGACGATTTAATGGCTAAGACTGCTTTAAACAAGCAGGTGTACCTAGAGTGGTTACTATCCcctaataatttagacattattaGAGAGGGGTGCTACTTTTTTTTAGGTCTTCTTTTTTTGTGTTATATTCAgtcaccaaataaaaaaaaatgcgtAAAATGCGTTGATTCAACAACTCATTGAAATATCTATACTACTTTGGATTTCATAGGAAGAAGCCTATGAATGACCGTTTTCTTTATTTAAGTTGCTATTTTGCTTAATAACTTCTTGCTGTTTGTCTTTGTCGTTGGGTTTAGTTCCTTGAGAGAGGTAATTGAAATTGATTCATTTGAGCTCTGAATCTTCGTTACTTATCCATTTAACAATAATCTTGGTTCATTGTTAGAATTTCATATAGCAGGCGATGAATCAGATGATATCTTTCTCCACCTGAACATAAATGAAAGATAATTGCAGTCCATGCCAAAAagagaaattataaatttgaataGCTTAATCAAAATAATATCAACATTTTTCACATGAGCTCCTTAAAAGGTACATGACTTGTCTGAATCTTGAGTACACTATATCATATGTCAGTAGTCCAACCAACAGACACTACAGTAACTTTCAATATTTTCCCGGACAAAACTCTCATACCAAAAAAGTTGGTAACTCTGGAAAAATTGATCATGGATACAGTCATTGATACAAGGCCAAGATTCTCCACACAACATAGCAGGGTCTTGAACAATGCATTTGAAGCCATGTTGGAAATTCAATCCTTGCTATTATATAGCCTTAAACAAGCAAAACGGCATTTATACAACCATCGTTTTCTGGGTTGTTAGTAACCTGGGCATATTTACCTGCATTTGTCATACAAAAAAAACCAATTAATCATTCAGTTGAAATTTCATATCAGATGCAAGAAAACCAGAAAAAGGGATCACAAATAAACTTACCCCAAACAACTTTCCCTGCTGGTGTGACCAAACCGAGTTCACTGACATTCACCTAAATTAACAGTGTGCGGAGAAATGAGCAACACATTTTGATAAAAATCAATGCTGCATTACACATCAGCACATCTTGTTCGAAAATTGATTATAAAAGTAAACTGCTATAagagcagaaaatgtaaataccTCGATTATAGTACCCCTGGTAATGACACCAAGGGAGGTGTACATAGGGCCATTGGGATTTTTCTTCACCCCAATTATTTCCAGATTGAAGGTGCATTTAAGCTCTGGATGAGTGACATGAGCTTTAGTGAATCGAAGTCCAGTTGGACGAATGAATCGCTCATATTTTGGTGGTTTTCTGGTAAAGCCAGGCCCAACAAAGGTAGCTTTGGTGACCATCCTCTTCCATTGCTTGGCTGCAAAATAGCCAAATATTAAATTTCAGATGCATTACATGTTATGAACATTATGCCACagacaaagaaacaaaaaaggaTTGAGATTGATTCTTGCCCAGAAAACAAATTAACATGAGTTATATAAAATGGCAAAAGCATAAACCACTACCAGAAATTTGAGAAActgaaggtttaattactctattagtccctatagttttgtgaaattttcaattaggtccctatactttttttccttttaattgggtccctacactaatttttttttccaattaggTCACTCTTGGTAGTAATTagcttaattgtatagggacccaactaaaaaaaattggtgcaaggacttcaaataaaaggaaaaaaaagtgtagggactcgattgaaaaaaaaattggtgcaattaaaacaaaaaaaaagtatagggacctaattgaaaattttgcgaaactatagggactaacagagtaattaaaccgaaACTGAATCCACTATTTTACATTGGACAGCAAAATTTGAAGAACCATGGAAGATGTAAAATACTTACTCTTTCTTTTACCAGACCGAACCACTTTGAACATTTCATCTTCAGCCACAGGACGTACCTGAAGAAACAAGGAAGCATACACTTAGTAATTAAAGTTAAGTCAACAAAACAAAGCAAATAGGAAGCACATTTCAATTTAACATCAGCAGAGTATTGAATGCGAACACACCTTCGGTAGAGGAACATCCCATTTCCCAGCCTTCTCCTTCCTCTTTTGCTTAATTGTATTGCTGAGAACCTAGACATGAAGAGCTTTCAGCTTAAATATACAAAGAGACTATTATATCAGgacttaagaatatttttaatacTGCATGTGTTACATACCTTGGCCCTAGTTGTATTCTCACGATCAAGAAGATATGCAGGAACAGCACCTTCCTGAACATTATCATCGGTCTTACGCCTAGATGTCGACTCTTCATGCATAGCCAAACTGTTGATACACAACAGTGACAAAAACCATATAATTATCTCACTAATTTGAGAACCTATGTAACACTTACAACTCTATAATCATGTTCATGACAAACTACAGAATGCAACACTACCCAAAAACACTTAAATAAACATGCCAttcaaataatacaatataaataaaaattcagatctcAAATGACAACATCAAATAGTTTCATTTCTAAACGAAAATGCAGCCCTTCCACCAGAAATCACAAGCTAAGCAATAACATAAGATTGTAAAACaacaaactcaaaaaaaaaaaaaaaaaaaactaaactcaCGTTTTCTTCATCAGTGCCTTCTCAGCATAGTTTTTCTTAGCAATCATCTTACCCTTAATACCAATAGcctgttaaaaattaaaaaatcaaattaacaaaAGAACAATTACAATCGAGCTAATACAACAATAAAAAGGTTTACATAGAAAGAATAATTGAACTCGAGAGGTGGAAAGTAAGCACCTTTTGCGCCATTTGAGAGCGCTTGTGAACTTGGCGAGCCTCCTTCTTGCGCTTGCGCTCGAAGTGGTCGAGGCGGTAGCCATAGTCCCTTCTGTGACGTTCTATGTAATCTCCTTGCGGCTACAACAACAGAACAAATCGAaatcagaaaaattaaaaattagacagAAAAAAAGGAAATCTTCGCAGCAAACAGATGCAGAGAAActgaaagtagatgaagaagagtGAAGCGAACCATGGTGGCGACGGAGAGAAAGGTTTCGGATTCGAAACGAAACGgaaaaaatgaaagagaagatAGTTGTGTTTATAAACCCTAAGCTGTAGCTGAAGGGTGAAGGTTTATGGTGGCGGTTGTGTAAGTTTCAGTTGGATTTAAATTGGGCCCAACTATATTTGGGCTttttctttttggtgttttggaaATTGCGCTTTCAAGATAGGTATaaggaaaaataccaaaaaagtaTTGATATATTTAGTAGCACATAGGCTTGTCTTCCATTAAAGTAGTGAAGATCCTCTAACCAATACAAAATATATTTAGTAGCAcatatgtatataattttttctctttttagaattttttttgacATCTTGCTATTCGtctttcttttattatatatatacattattctAATAATATTTTCTATCAATTTTTCTCTACATATCCAAACCACCTAATACCATATTCTATCATCTTTTTATAATAATAGATGCTAGTTTAGACAATTTTATAAATAGGTGAAAAAAACACAAGACAAAGCTGGAAGACatacaatttcattaaaaaaaaaaaattatcaagaataaaatattatttccaAAATTTGAAGATGTAATATAAAGCTCATAGTAAGTGTTGTAAAGGGAAGTGTAGAAAACAATAGCTTAGCTTAGTTATGAGAATTGTGACCGACTTGTGATACAAGGTTgcttttttgtttgtatttttctttctcaTGTCAAACTTATATTTCATATTTTCTATCTTATAATtaatgtacaaattaaattatatacctctaaagttttttttttcttttaaatctaGCCTATGATCTGAATCGTCCGTTGATTTTGTAGACATATCATTAGTAAAAAACATATACCATGATGGGTGTTCTTTGATATGCCCAATAAGATACTTCaaaatcaataatttttaaattattatatattggatACATATGAACCTAGATAGATATGTATAATATTTTCAAGTTGGTGTTTGGTGTATttcacaatttattttatttaattttatgagtGCAGAATAATATCTAGGCCTCTTGATTTTGTCAGAAGAGCATGCAAGAGACAAGGCGGAACTTAATAATGATGAATACTCTTGTAAAAGTATCATAAATTTAGTTTGTTTAccgttatttaattatataaatatatttaaataattttttaaataataaaattaaaaattaattatttttattatttaaagaaataatcAATCAAATTTGTTGTAACTTGTAATATAACATTTAATATCGATAGTCACTCTTAGAATACTTATTCACATATGtatctttttcgtttctttgtatcttaaatttaatatttattttacacCTATCGTcatataaaatcaaataacactatataaaatgattatttttccAAATTTCGTTGAATTCAAGAAACAATTAAGTTTAATTAAAGTAATAAACTATTAAAACAACGGAACACTATATTaacaaaacattatatatatattggtaaTTTGTGATTCTCAAATCTCAATATACCGAAAGgacaataattaattaacaacTCAAGAATATTCTATAAATGTGTTATTTGCAAAATAGAAAACCAAAAGAAACCTATGGCTACAAAGAGAGTGTGTAGTACACTAAAAATGTTGGTTATTATGTCACTAATTATTTGTTCCGTGATTTATTTCTAAAATGTAGTGAGAAATGCATTGAGATAAGAGAATGCATCTTACAGTGTCAAGTACTAT is drawn from Arachis hypogaea cultivar Tifrunner chromosome 12, arahy.Tifrunner.gnm2.J5K5, whole genome shotgun sequence and contains these coding sequences:
- the LOC112728763 gene encoding probable caffeine synthase MTL2 isoform X1, with amino-acid sequence MATTTSKFIHANGGVGETSYANNSSHQNKLISKVKPMLEQSLRSLYSSSVPSCLKVADLGCSSGPNALKLVSDIIDIIDSISCNLDNHDNKPLGFQFFLNDQFQNDFNNIFQSLPHFYERIKEEKGERLDSCFVNAMPGSFYGRLFPNNSIHFFNSSTSLHWLSQAPKGLAKGTGLVNKGNIYITSTSPPEVYQAYLDQFRHDFGAFLRSRAKELVQGGGMFLLFLGRDQSSEIVTPYGILGSALNDMVSEGLIEEEKLDSINMPRYGATPDEVKQVIESEGSFTLQKLEAINTPWDEGLNKNNDNDDTNMSADFIAKYVRATCEPLMKAEFGEGIIDELFVRYRKKLVIKLEKEKLEYTNLVMSMTKK
- the LOC112728763 gene encoding probable caffeine synthase MTL2 isoform X2, which gives rise to MLEQSLRSLYSSSVPSCLKVADLGCSSGPNALKLVSDIIDIIDSISCNLDNHDNKPLGFQFFLNDQFQNDFNNIFQSLPHFYERIKEEKGERLDSCFVNAMPGSFYGRLFPNNSIHFFNSSTSLHWLSQAPKGLAKGTGLVNKGNIYITSTSPPEVYQAYLDQFRHDFGAFLRSRAKELVQGGGMFLLFLGRDQSSEIVTPYGILGSALNDMVSEGLIEEEKLDSINMPRYGATPDEVKQVIESEGSFTLQKLEAINTPWDEGLNKNNDNDDTNMSADFIAKYVRATCEPLMKAEFGEGIIDELFVRYRKKLVIKLEKEKLEYTNLVMSMTKK
- the LOC112728765 gene encoding uncharacterized protein, whose amino-acid sequence is MPQGDYIERHRRDYGYRLDHFERKRKKEARQVHKRSQMAQKAIGIKGKMIAKKNYAEKALMKKTLAMHEESTSRRKTDDNVQEGAVPAYLLDRENTTRAKVLSNTIKQKRKEKAGKWDVPLPKVRPVAEDEMFKVVRSGKRKTKQWKRMVTKATFVGPGFTRKPPKYERFIRPTGLRFTKAHVTHPELKCTFNLEIIGVKKNPNGPMYTSLGVITRGTIIEVNVSELGLVTPAGKVVWGKYAQVTNNPENDGCINAVLLV